The following are encoded together in the Rhinopithecus roxellana isolate Shanxi Qingling chromosome 5, ASM756505v1, whole genome shotgun sequence genome:
- the STARD5 gene encoding stAR-related lipid transfer protein 5, which translates to MDPTLAAQMSEAVAEKMLRYRRDTAGWKICREGNGVSVSWRPSVEFPGNLYRGEGIVYGTPEEVWDCVKPAVGGLRVKWDENVTGFEIIQSITDTLCVSRTSTPSAAMKLISPRDFVDLVLVKRYEDGTISSNATHVEHPLCPPKPGFVRGFNHPCGCFCEPLPGEPTKTNLVTFFHTDLSGYLPQNVVDSFFPRSMTRFYANLQKAVKQFHE; encoded by the exons ATGGACCCGACGCTGGCAGCCCAGATGAGCGAGGCTGTGGCTGAGAAGATGCTCCGGTACCGGCGGGACACAGCAGGCTGGAAGATTTGCCGGGAAGGC AatggagtttcagtttcctgGAGGCCATCTGTGGAGTTTCCAGGGAACCT GTACCGAGGAGAAGGCATTGTATATGGGACACCAGAGGAGGTGTGGGACTGTGTGAAGCCAGCCGTTGGAGGCCTACGAGTGAAGTGGGATGAGAATGTGACCGGTTTTGAAATTATCCAAAGCATCACTGAT ACCCTGTGTGTAAGCAGAACCTCCACCCCCTCAGCTGCCATGAAGCTCATTTCTCCCAGAGATTTTGTGGACTTGGTGCTAGTCAAGAGATATGAGGATGGGACCATCAGTTCCAATG CCACCCATGTGGAACACCCCTTATGTCCCCCGAAGCCAGGTTTTGTGAGAGGATTTAACCATCCTTGTGGTTGCTTCTGTGAACCTCTTCCAGG GGAACCcaccaagaccaacctggtcacaTTCTTCCATACCGACCTCAGCGGTTACCTCCCACAGAACGTGGTGGACTCCTTCTTCCCCCGCAGCATGACCCGGTTTTATGCCAACCTTCAGAAAGCAGTGAAGCAATTCCATGAGTAA